GCCCATCGCTCGAGCCGAACCTTGCCTCCACGACCAACGTCCCGGTCAACAACCGCAGTTCAGTACTGTTCCCGTCCTTTGGTGGTCCCGCCGAAGACTCGAACCTGCGCATCACGCTCATCGGCTGCTCCCCCGCGGCCGACGCTCCATCACCAGCAGCACGTCGACCCGGATCAGCAGCCCGTCCGGCAGCACGATTGGTGTGATTGCCACCGGAATCTCCCCCGGGAACCACCTCCCTGCCGCGGTACGCCCCGCTCGCCGTCGTCGTCAACGACTTCTCCGTGTCCCTGCACGGGGAAAGTCGCATGACGCCTTACCCGAAGGACGAAATCGGTCAACAGCTGGACCGCGCGGGCCTGCCCGCGAACCGGTCACCGAGGTAGTTCACAACGTCACCCGCGGAGAACGCCAGCGTCGTCACGTGCTCGCCGACGTAGGTGCCCCACGTGACGTCCACCCCGGCCGCGCAGTACTCGCGCCGCAGCGTCTGTGCCTGCGACAGCGGGATGATCTCGTCGAGGCTGCCGTGGAACAGGAAGACCGGCGCGTGCGGCGGGCGGGCACCCAGCTCGTTCTGCGCCAGCCGGGCCTGCCGTTTCGCCGTCGTGAGCGGGTTCGACGTCGTGTAGTCGGCGATGTGCCCGAAGGCGTACCCGAAGACCGCGTCGACGCACGCGTCCTGCTGCGTCTCGTACAGCGTGCGGCCACGGTCGTTGAGGTAGGCGGGCAGGTCCAGCTCCGGGTACGCCGCGTCCAGGCCTAGCGCCGACAGCAGCAGGAACCCGAACCCGACACTGCCGTCGAGGTTCTTCGCCACGACGTTCAGGTCCGCGGGCGTCCCGCCGGCCGTGATGCCGGCGACGTGCAGCTCCGGCGCGTACGACGGCGCCAGCTCGCCCGTGCGCTCGTTAGGATTGACATGTCAAGTCGAGGAGGCTCCATGACCCACGAGACGCGCCGCACAGTGCCGACACGGGACCAGCTGCGCATCTGGCGGGACTACATCGAGACGGCCGAAGCCCTGCGCGTCCGCCTCGCCGGCCGGCTGCAACAGCACTCGGCGCTGTCCTCCGGCGATTACCAGGTCCTGCTTGCGCTGAGCGAAGCGCCGGAGAACACCCTGCGATCCTCGGAGATCGCGACCGCGATCGGCTGGGAACGCAGCCGGCTCTCGCACCACCTCGGGCGGATGGAGAAGCGCGAGCTGATCACCCGGACCGCGTGCAACGACAGCGTCCACGGCATCGACGTGCGCCTGACCGACGCCGGATCGAAAGCGTTCCGCGCGTCGACGGCACCGCACCTGCGAGACATTCGCGAACTGTTCGTCGATGCGTTGTCTCCGGAGCAGCTCGCGCACGTGGAAGAGTTCACCGGCGCGCTGCGGCGCCACCTCGAACCAGGCGACTGATCCGCACGCCCCGCAGGCGGGCTGACAAATCGATGGCCCGTTCAGGTGTTCACCATTACCCTCGCCCCGGTGATCTACGAACATCCGTTGGCCTACCTGCTCGGGCTTGAGGGTCTCGCTCTGATGCGCGGGTTCACCGGGGAGTTCGACCGCGACTTCGTGGACTCGCGGATCGCCGAAGTCCGTCGGTTGCTCGATGAGGCGTCGCTGGCAAACGCGGCCGTGGACGTAGACCGCGTCGACACGATTGAGGGCTACCGAAGGTGGTCCGATACGTATGACCAGCCCGGCAACGCGGCGTTCTCCATCGACGAGCCCGAGGTGAAGCGAATACTCGATTCGCTGCCAACGGGCGTTGCGTTGGACGCCGCATGTGGCACGGGCCGGTATGCACAATGGCTGGCCGAGCGCGGACATCGGGTCATCGGAGTGGACAGCTCGCCCGACATGCTCGCACGCGCCCGTGTGCGGGTGCCGCCGGGCGAGTTCCTGCTCGGCGATCTGTACCAGCTTCCGGTCGCGGACTCCGAAGTGGACCTGGTCGTCTGTGGCCTGGCGCTGACGCATCTCCCTGCGCTCAAGCCAGTGATGGCGGAGTTCGCCAGGGTCCTG
This window of the Amycolatopsis balhimycina FH 1894 genome carries:
- a CDS encoding MarR family winged helix-turn-helix transcriptional regulator, which encodes MTHETRRTVPTRDQLRIWRDYIETAEALRVRLAGRLQQHSALSSGDYQVLLALSEAPENTLRSSEIATAIGWERSRLSHHLGRMEKRELITRTACNDSVHGIDVRLTDAGSKAFRASTAPHLRDIRELFVDALSPEQLAHVEEFTGALRRHLEPGD
- a CDS encoding class I SAM-dependent methyltransferase, producing MIYEHPLAYLLGLEGLALMRGFTGEFDRDFVDSRIAEVRRLLDEASLANAAVDVDRVDTIEGYRRWSDTYDQPGNAAFSIDEPEVKRILDSLPTGVALDAACGTGRYAQWLAERGHRVIGVDSSPDMLARARVRVPPGEFLLGDLYQLPVADSEVDLVVCGLALTHLPALKPVMAEFARVLRAGGHLVIADVHPEAVARGSIPPVRGPDGRPGRLVSYRHLIGDYLRTALQVGLQPRSCEEPRTPTRDHAESPDSHPASGTMGPWDVWPWSLAALIPEAAQAANEGVPAMLIWHFQLTKFSTRTGRRCRGFG
- a CDS encoding lipase family protein; the encoded protein is MAPSYAPELHVAGITAGGTPADLNVVAKNLDGSVGFGFLLLSALGLDAAYPELDLPAYLNDRGRTLYETQQDACVDAVFGYAFGHIADYTTSNPLTTAKRQARLAQNELGARPPHAPVFLFHGSLDEIIPLSQAQTLRREYCAAGVDVTWGTYVGEHVTTLAFSAGDVVNYLGDRFAGRPARSSC